atTGTGTTGTGTTCCTGTATACATCTAATTTCCccaattatgtttttatttttaaacaaatcagATTAATGTTCCTGCCTTCGAgtcttaatattattttaaagggaaggtacattattggttattgtcaatgaccagtcttctcacttgatgtatctcaacatatgcataaaatactaaacctgtgaaaatttgagctcaatattggtcatcggagttggaagaaagttaagaaagaaaaaacagccttgttggacgaatttgtgtgctttcagataggaataaaaacttctaactagaagtctttcgttattttagtgagaaattacctctatttcaaagtCTATGCTACTTctgagagagccgtttctcacgattttttatactatcaacagctctccaatgctcgttaccaagtcagcttttaagttaatattttacgtgaaccttccctttaaggcatAAAACTTATCAACAGGAGCAACTGACGGAACTTGTGTTCAAATctaaaacattatttcaaagaaATTTGAACTTGCAGAATGATGCAATAAGAAACAGTGCAAGTAGATAACAAACTGCTTATTTTAAACCTACGTTTAACAGCAAGCTATAATATTTCGTCGTGTTTTCttattgacttaaaggcactggacacaattggtaattaggcctactcaaaataatagtagcatacaaacttacttggtaacgagcaatggaaagctgttaaTACGCTGTTGCTATAGAGCTGTTGAAACGGCtgctgcctctgaagtgacgttgttttttaaaattgtttaattgaattcagctgaggtctcgaattcaagcaactgaaatcacacaatttgtgcgacaatgatgtttttcttcaattattgtTTTGCAATTTCGACGaacaagttcaaattttcacaggtttgttattttactggtctttgacaattaccaaagatgtttAATGAAGGCAACATAGCATTTAATAAGTAAACAaggatctaaaaaaaaacatctgctcCAAGAATGTCAGAAGTCGTTTTACAATTACCACATAAGTATGTGTTTATGGCGTTACGGCATTacagttattaatttaaatcaaacatctaaaactATTAGTATGCACGAAATAAAATGCAATGAATTTGCACGACTTGTAATTCACTTCATATCAAGCCCTCACCTTGTGTTAGTGATTTGTGGCTTTAGTTACCACTTCTTAGGGTGAACAAATTTCAAGGGGaaattctttcaccattacctcaCACAAATGCAGTTTTGCAGGCGTGTCTCTCGGTATGTCTACAAAGACGTAGCGCGCCCTCACCGGCGGGTCACATTTAAACTCGATAATGCCACCACGTGGTGCAGCCTGTTCAGCCGTCACTGGTTCCCCGCATATGGTGTTGTTGGTTACGATGGGGTCCAGCCCTGCTCTAGCAACGGCACCAGTCAAACGTTCGCCTGTAAAACAATCAACATGGACATacctttttattgtatttttgttttacaaatacGTCACTTTGTGAACATGAAAAGTATAAGGTTTTTTCAGTGCATACTACAGACACATCGTATTAGAAaggtcactttgtgaaaacacTACACATGTCCCAaattcatatagctgcttattAAGtagaaaaagtagctaagcacaacaaaatgttgcttagaataaggttaccagccaaaccaccGTGTCGCATGTAAAAATTGCGACTGGcaccctgctcatttctactaagcagaaaattattaaagatgctgtgtcagatttttggccccaaacattaaaacatagatttttttgagtgaatggtatttcaaagagtatcacccgctctgacaaaaaaagtttaacttttacttttaatgatcaggaaccatgacaaaatgttaaaacgtttcttataaaacacataagaattggtcacgtgatatgttgtcgggatcccgacaaaagctaattttgagcactttatttcactgctactaataattggcggactttttcgagcaatggctcaaatgaaagcttgtaattttctcgacccccatcaaaataccttttgaattttaaatcaaaatatttggctCAAATCGGCCAacaatctgacatagcatctttaagcaatattttctgcaagAACAAGAacctttttcaagatgattcgatttctatttagttgcaaatatttatggtcagtgatcttcattagtatatcatgatgtcctggcaaggaaattgtgtaagtcgttgaggaaaacattttatttccatAAAGAGTAAAAAGGAAtatgatttcctcatgtctttgtgcacaaaactaggcatgTACACCGCAGTGCAGTGGTGCGCGGTGCGCAGCACAATCATTTGCGATGATAGAaatcttcccttaaaatattacttgctgaggtttctgtagtttttgaaaaattggtacgaaaataatttttgtcacgaaaataattttcgtgtcAGGAGACGATTTTTTTTTGAGCATGAACGACGTATTTACCCTAACTTGTATTATTTTACGCGACTCACCTGAAAACCTAGACGGCTACTGAAGCTAAACATTCCATTAAATTATAATTAACATTcatagggattcatgtcatggacAAAAAGATGATCAACgaaaaatatcaaaactctTAACCGAATATTAATAAAAATCTTACTGCAACAGAAGATCCTATTGATGATTGTAATCGTCCTGATGCAATGGTCACCCTCAAGATCAACTCTCCACCAGGGGTCTATCTCACCATCAACCGCTGTTGgcataaaatatttaaaaaaaaacaccaacactcTTGGACTCGGACATTCTCACTATACTATAGATGCAATTTGTATAGCGGAGGGATTTGTACATGGAGCCGTTTCTTTACGCTTGCAAGTTAAAGTGATTATGGTCATTTCTAAAACATCCTTGGAATTTATATCTAGAATAATGTAAAACTGTTGCCTTCAGGGTAATTAGTATTCTTTGTACTAACCCGGAACAAAATCATGTAACAGTCGTTCTAATGTGATTCTAAATCTCTAAATAAGGTTATAGGGTGAAAAGTATTGTTACTTTTCTAtcctgataaaaaaaagtaagtcCAGAACAGTCGTTCGTGATTACTATTTACAAGATGGTTGGTCAATAAACTTCCACTTACTTGTGTGTGTGCAATCTCCGTTTTGTGTTGCTGTCACACCTTTGCCGTCTACAGCCTTGTCGGATGAGTATTGGAACCTGTACGTGGAACTCTGCTCAGTTGGTTTGCCAATTATGGAGAAATCCACTGTACAAAAGAAAATTCccataaagcttttgtcactaaaatatgtgtttttatgagtgaaaaaaacaattaactaaggtttaacaaaaataagtttccatgttatttacaagaTTGAAAATAAGCCGTgacgtgacgtcaatcgaggcgcgatgaatcgcatgcagtgccaacacaagatagtgacgcttggcgcacaAGCTAAAAAcgtgccctcaaagttgaaacaatacctgatttttttcacgttaggcatgctcctttaggttcgttacgtcttgcaggtaccttcttcgacctCCCCACTAGCTGggaaaattgttgggatggcgtcatgttttagaaaagaacttttctcttcatgtcaaaatgtgttgtgtattccggattctcgaagcacgacggttCGAAGTGTTtactgcacagcgctggaaaagacttgcaaactaaccccatctttagttgttttgctgcatccagcagcaatacaactggtcgacattgccggaaaaatacaagaaaacaactttttcgaaacgtacaaactcacgactaggacttgaatgtacttgcacgtacgtgtgttcgatgttcgatcgaggcaaagtctgcctcgattgacgtcacaaaaggggtaggcggagtcaccccccacacaactttattaattttttaaacataaatcgttaaaaacaattactcaaaagattattttattgttcagaaataTATACTCTAatctttgaagaagaaaaaaaaatcaatttccaggtgactttcaTCAAATGTATATACAGTGAAGTGTCGAATTCTTCCACCTTTGGTCTTATTACCTTTCTCGTGTTTAGTTAACAAAAGCGCTCCCTCCAACAAAAGTTTCACAAATAGTATTGCGAATATCTCTTGTTTCTTGGTACATTTTTATGCCTTGGTATTTAAGACTATTATATAAAAACAGCTAGACTGGCTCAATAGCTTCTTCTGCTCACCTGGACAATCCAAGAAGGTGACCAAATCTCTCTCAGTGGCTCTGAATGGTGGCTGATCAATGTAATAAGGTATGTACGATCTCTCTGGTGTGTACAAATTCAATCCGCCTGGTAGGAGACTTGTACAAATACAGCGGTTGTTGTAGTCAACTGGTAACACCCATCTGAGTTTACCCTCTTGGTTAGAGTCAGGCTCCTGGCCAAGGTAACAATGATTGGCAGCAACCTCTATCCCATAATAAACTGGGGGtcaaaataaagtttaaaaGACTTTATTGTCCAGTTTGAAATAAGAGTTGAAACAAATATGGCCGCCTTTTTTGTCTGCTAACCTGAGAAATACGCTTTTAAGCCTTATACCTTAGCAAATTTTCCTGCTACAGTAAGCaataaaatttgcttaccgtttaaagcagcgctatgaaatttggccctggtctgTGCTGCCAACTACGTCAGGGGCGTGACGTCACACTGGCAATTATTTTGTTCGGGTACCGCACAAAATAATCAATACCTTTTGAGCCTAGAGGGTCTTTATCTCGATAGTTGTATTATTCAGGTTAAATTTCACGCGCGCCCTTTGTTTCTAATATAACAACACGTTATGCAATCTCACTTTTATAGGTTTTACGAAGAGCAGCATTATTTGACTAAACAAGAAGCTAGTTAGCCAATGACATAGAGTTATACGAgttagtcttgaagtcaagacggtaattgttaagcgcagtgtgtagttacagcgcggtgtagctacggggacgatacacacaccctcgatcccagtatgtgtgtgtgagtcagttaGAGCTgcctcgcgctacctacgactggtgcatgtgtaacatcgcactgtgactgttgcatgaaaggcagacaaataggcagcgcctaacgacttgtcatcaagtctaatgACGAGTTTAAACTTATACGGAATCATAATATGGGAGGTCTTTGAAtgataaaaaatgtatttgaaaaaaattcaagcAAGCGTTTGGAGTGGCTCTACGTGAAAACGGTGACGATAGTTCATGTCAATATCAAAGTTGTCAATACTATTCATTTTTATAACActcctcttgcttgttctgtattctggttggctgaaacacggtcacgtgggatgaactaatatagtttAGTGACCGCGGCGCgtgcgtgttttgcgggaactatagtgcccggttacagcaaCCTTtattgacttgaaccgtgatagtaactacaaaacttcctttcttttccagatttctgttcttatttcacatttaatttTCAGACCGagttgtgttataaaacacatatttattgactggcaatgaggtaatagtgtatgtctattccccctcgggcctgtgagtgaccagaagagggacctatttccctcattgccagtccatattatgtataatttatttgatttcaaCTGAAGAGATGACTTACCACACAACAGAGTCAGAGCAATAACTGTTATCCATGTAGACTGCATCATAGCCGCATCCAGCGGTGTTGGGTTTAACAATTTTACAGTTGAGACCAATTTTTTGAGAacttactccgcggtagtgcagttaataacgatcgtATTTTGCTTAAGTAGTCTAGTCCCGGCCAGTTTGTtgtataccttccgcccaggtagtagctAAAAAGCaggacggttcttttcagagctgagaagtctcccgaacccccgaacatctactccgcggtagcagaataaagcaagacagttctctaaagaacaaactctacaggGCAAGTTTATTATAACATActtggtgttgccgcaaactaaatatatattgatacatcACCATTTAATGCCTAAAATTATATAAATGTACAGTAAACACGCCGAGCAGTACATAATAGTACACAAAAACACGCTCAGGAGTTGTGTTTAAACGTCACATCTGTTGAAGTTGGAGTCCGAAAGTCTGTAATACCACCCGATTGAACGCACTCAAAATTGTCGTGCGTAGATGATATTAATAAACGGAGATAATCCGAAACACGATTAATCCAACCAAGGTTTACAGTTGTCATGACGACAGAGATTGTTTACTGGATATAGAACAGTAATGAATTGTCCCTTTGTCAACCTTGACATTTTCAAGTCCAGAAAGGAACGGCGAAAATTTAAATTGTCATGGACACACTAGGTTTTGTTGATCCTAGATAATGAGTTCGTTCTGGATTGAAAATGGTTGTTGGGCTAGGATGGCTACAAACAAAGACATGTtggttgaaaatgtttttttttagttctgCAATTAaaatacctgggcccaatttcataaagcctgtaagcacaacaatttgctaagcatgaaaattcTTCCGTGATAGAAACatgattgccaaccaaatttccacaggattttCAGGGTTATAAGCAGTCTCTTCATTCCATGTACTATTTCTgacaacatttaaaggcactggacactattggtaatattgtcaaagaccagtcttctcgctaacttggtgtatctcaacatacgcataaaataacaaacctgtaaaaatgtgagctcaattgctcgtcgaagccttgcgagataatactggaagcaaaaatacccttgtcgcacgaagttgtgtgctttcagatgcttgatttcgagaccttaaattctaattctgaggtctcgaaatcaatttcgtggaaaagtTTTaaatgctaacagttattttgagtaactaccaatagtgtccactgtatttaataataaaacatttaattaaGCATGAATTGGCTTAATAGGGCTTGTTAACCTGCTATGGTTAGTGTCAAAGTGTTTCCTGTGAACGAGGCCGGTGTGGCTGgagataccccccccccccggcaaaACGGTAAACTCTGTGCAAACTTATtccaatagcgccctctgttgaataaTCTTTTGCCATCCTCTGAATGTTAAATTTGCCGAAACATTATGACGACAAACACCGATGCTTGTGAATAAACGCCAGAGAGCTTAGGACAATCCCCGTTCATTTTCACCTTTCACCTTGATCCATATGCAGACGACCACAGAAACAGAAAGGTTGCGTTACCAAAAGTACCTGTCTTAAACCTTGCAATATTGTGCCAAATGATATGTAATGTACCCCTTTTATTTGGCTCTCAAACGGATATTATTTTGAAGACCTACAAAATATTCGTCTTGCACACTGGAGtggacttaaagacagtgtacactattggtaattgtcaaagatcagtcttctcacttggtgtatctccacatatgcataaaataacaaacctgtgagaatttgagctcgatcggtcgtcggagttgcaagataactatgaaagaaaaaacaccattgtcacacgaagttgtgtgcgtttagatggttgatttcgagacctaaagttctaaacttgaggtctcgaaattaaattcgttgaaaattactactttctccaaaactaggtcacttcagagggagctgtttctcacaatgttttataactatcaacctctccccattactcgttataaagtaaggttttatgctgatgattatattgagtagttaccaatagtgtccactgcctttaatcatatctagcgccctctatagcGATGGGCCACTGCGCTCATTttctagactgggcccctgtctgtATCCGCaatgataaagacaggtcctTGCTATTCAGATCCAGTGTTTCCATTGGATACATTGATATCATGGAATAAATGCAGTTACTAAAAGCTAACCAGATCggtgtttgtttttgatgaccaatcaaggaccaatcaaaacacagatataagCTTAGATTACTTTCGGTCGTCGTCTGCATGGTGTACGTCCACGTACATGTACGTGGGTAATGTTGTATACAGTACAAGCATGGAGGTCGAAATTTGTCTAACTCCATGGTACAAGCATGGTCATcttgcatgtaatgttggtgtagaaattcacgagcctcgaagtgtgacgtcagatgttcaggctactcaTTTGCTATAggttgcgttcgtttagcttccctgggtcgaccccggtgtgctcatccaagtggcgtatattttatttttttccatgtttgttattttgtatagaagttgtgatacacgaagtgtgggccttggacattactgtttgccgaaagtgtccaatggctttaatcactAAGTTTATTtgaataaaccattttaaattgttgaataaGTTAAAATGGAAAACGAacgatttttttaaagtagtttTTCAGTCATCGGGCGGTGGCAAGGGGATCCATCTACTGCTTATGTCCTCGGTCGAAACGTCAGAACTCTTCTTCAAGTTTCTAAATAATGTATAATTACTATCTGATAAAAATAGCATCGAACAGCCTTCGTTTGGGTTCTATTAGATTACTGCAACTCGCCTGTCGTGCTTTGCTTGATAATCTGGACCTGTTGATTATTGATCCGTTCGCACAAGCGAACATGCGGCCTTATAGTAGAAACAATTAAAGGCGTGCTATATATACCCATCACCGCTACAGCCACGATTGACTGAGAAAAAAATGATTGTGCCATGCCGTAACCGTCCACAAGAAAATGTGGATTTATGAAAGAACGACACCAATCTTGTATTGTTTTAGTGTTTGATAATATTTTTTGACAAATCACTCGTTCGTACGGTACGTGTTCTTTGTAGGCAaatagcaagacacttaaccattgcttcgtccttcggatgggacgttaagcagttggtcccgtgtgttgtgtaacgcacgtaaaagaacccagtgcacttatcgaaaagagaagggattcgccctggtgttcctggctggatgggcggcatgttgcgccacagcacctagtaaaccattacatggtgctatgtaaaaggagtagatctcataattcaaaaacctaatcccacataccttgcaggaaatactgtatgtttcaGCGCTCTGAGACGCCCTTTGGGTGTATAAAACGCTATATAAGTATCGTCGACTAAAAGAATGAGAAAGTATCAGTCAAAAAAACCGTTCACTTTTTGAAACGCCTCTTTGTCTGTGACGCGttataagtgttgatgtttgaACGTGTTTTGGTGTTCATAAAGTGTTACCAGCCTATATAAACGTGTTTTTCACAACAACTTGTCTTTGATCCAAATTTATAAACGCATTGACGTGTCTTTGTATAAAATAATCAACACCTCAACGCGTTTGATATAAGGATTAACGCCAAATCGCATTCTTAAAGTGTTACCCGAAATGcgtttaaaagatgttaaaacAACCACACTTGTTTTTACAGTGTGGAAAGTTCGAAtgtaaaacctcacttgctcGCTGACTGGGGTACGTCTGAAAAACTTtcagacaaataaataaaaaaaacattttaagacctATATCACTCTGCACAAATAAGTCATTTGAAATAATATGCACACACCTAGAACACCCAATAACTGTCGCTGCAGTTATTTGTTGAAACGTAAGCATTGGTGAAAAATAAAGAGAATTTGTTATACTAAAAGCTCCATTGCTTACTACGATTGCAAAATGAATTCAATGATATATAATAATTCTGTTGTCACCCTTCGTTATTTAATTAGGCTAGTAAATTATTGCAACTCACTTGTCACGCTCcgtttgataatttttttgccGTTAATATTGAGTCCATCATACACGGTCAGTTGTTAGAGCATTGGGGCTTCAATGGTGTGACATTATGCACGCGATACCAAGACAACGGCTGCCCTTAATTTGCCTTCATTGTGAGTACCCCAATAGTGGTTTCTGTCAAtaatagttaaaggaacacgttgccttggatcggacgagttggtctataaaaagcgtttttaacagtttgttataaaatgcataatagttagaaagaggttttaaaagtagaatacaataatccacacaaatatgcctcgaaattgcgtggttttctttttactttgcgaactaacacgatcggccatttatgggagtcaaacatttgactcccataattatggccgaccgtgttagtagcGTTTGTTagaagtaaatggaaaaccgtgtttgtgtggatcattgtattcgaTACTTTTACATATAACACTACACATTTCATATTACACTACAcatttctacccatatgcattttattaaaagacggttacagacgcttttcaaagaccaactcgaccgattcaatgcaacgtgttcctttaagaaccgTTCTGTAAAATCGGTCCATAATACACGTCAATATTTTACTATAACCCACCACCGAGAGAGTGTAGTCATCCACAGGGTAGTGTTATCTATGTTTCATCATGAACCTTTGAAGTTTACCACTGGCTAAAATCCTTTAGTGTATATTTCACGTCTGAACATTGGAAACATTGGAAAACATATCACTTTTACATTCAGTAAGCGCCAATTAAAACAAGTAAGACCCAAAACTGTTTGTTCAAGACCTAAGTCGCTTGGACACTAAACGCACACGGTGCATACAATTTTGCTTACAGCAAAATAGACAACCTAATTCATAGTTAGCGCGTGGTAATATTTTATTATCCCCTCCCCGGTTCGGAAATGCACGAGTTACGTGACCTCTATTTGTAGGTCAGAATTGATGCTTTATTACGATTTTGCCATGGAAAATCAATCAGTGATAACATATTCCACCTACTCGTGATCGGTCCTCGAATAGTTGAAGTAAAGTGGAAAAAATATGGGATCCATTTGGTTTTTCAACCGAGTATAAATCAGCGATTTACGATCTTTCTCTCCCTATATTAGTGTTTGCCCTTTTCACTGACGTAGTGGACTTGGATCTAGTATTTTATgaaggattaaaggcagtggatactgttggtaattactccaaataattattagcataaaaccttatttgttaCGAGTAAttaggagaggttgatagtatagaacattgtgagaaacggctccctctaaagtagtgtagttttcgagaaagaagtaattttccacgaatttgatttcgatacctccgatttagaatttgaggtctcgagatcaagcatCTATAACAAAACAGAACTTCAtttgacaaggatgttttttttctttcattattatcttgcaactttgatgaccgattgagctcaaattttcaaaggtttgttatttcatgatatacaccaagttggTATGCACCAAGTATtaaagaagactggtctttgacaattacctatagtgtctaGGGTCTTTTATGACTCGGGGATAAGTGAGCGTTTATTAATGGCAAATTTCGGAACTTACTCGATCATAACTTGGAAACACAACCACTGTTATAGACGATGCTGATCACAAATAACTTTTTAGTTTCTCctatttattatcattatttattgaAGAACTTAGATGCTAATGTACTCCCAAGGTTTTTTTCGGACACCACCATCTCTATAGGGATTacattaaaatataaaagaaactGAATAATTTAGTATCACGTATTTATTATAATATCGATGATAAGTAGGGTCGTGCTTTGTAATGATACCAACTAACAAATTATATGTATTTTCCGAAAGCCtccttgtttatattttttgtatttatccTCATAATGCAAAATCCAATCCATCACAAAAATGCCTCAAATTTTTAGAAATCAACAGAAATGTCGACACGTTTGAATCCTCAAAACTCACCACAATGTGAGTATTGGGAATCACATTTCAGTGATGTAAATGTTTGTGAGTGCtgggtcgatttcaaaaagaaTTAGGACTAGTTCTTACTTTTGATTAGtcgtaggagatattaaaaacatgtggctcgccctaagttaggacgagtaaatcgtccaaactcgagataagactattcttataactctttgtgaaatccacctctgtAGCCTGACGTGTAGTTACAGTTTACtgctcttttctcaaaaaaaaaaaaaaaaaaaaaaatcagcacaaaaaaaacacctgtcaCTTGTTGTGTATCTGTTTTGATAATTTGGCTATAAAACAGAATTACGTTGACAACGACAAATcctatgaccctaccttaaaGCCATCGGtacagacaacaaaataaaagttcgcagatttacaaataatttacagggtttacagaaggtaatggtgaaagacttatcttgaaatattattccataaaatgcttaaTGAGAAACCATTAACACGACATCAACtttcgatagcgagaattacggatgtattttaaacacatgtcatgacacggcgaaatgtggggaaacaaaggtggggtttcccgttattttctcccgactccgatgaccgattgagccttaattttcacaggtttgttattttatatataagttgtggtacacgaagtgtgggccttggacaacactgtttaccgaaagtgtccaatggcttcaaagaTGAGTGTCACTGACAAATCATTGGACTATACAAAAATGTGCAAACAAATTTCAATACCATGTATACCAAAATGTAGAAATATAAGAATCAACACACCTAAAAACaattttatgttaatttatCACTGATACTCCCGTCGTATATATAGGCTTCACAAGGCCctcaatattaaaggcagtggacactattgatcattactcaaaataattatttgcataaaaccctacttggtaacgagtaatggggggaagGTTGATATAGTATACTATAAAGCATTGTGATAAACGAGTCCCTCTGCATtgacgtagttctcgagaaagaagtattttttccacgaatttgatttcgagatctcagatttagaatttgaggtctcgaaatcaagcatctgaaagcacacaacttcgtgtgacaactaCTAAGGgagtcaatgtgtggtgaagaggttttcaactatagAATAGTgtaaacccgcgccgaggcctggacttgataattttaccgagacgaattagaatggataaactgtctgaggtatttatgaatgtttttttctttcatatttatctcgcaacttcgacgaccagtttagctcaattttcaaaggtttgttatttta
The sequence above is drawn from the Asterias rubens chromosome 9, eAstRub1.3, whole genome shotgun sequence genome and encodes:
- the LOC117294676 gene encoding fucolectin-like, giving the protein MMQSTWITVIALTLLCVYYGIEVAANHCYLGQEPDSNQEGKLRWVLPVDYNNRCICTSLLPGGLNLYTPERSYIPYYIDQPPFRATERDLVTFLDCPVDFSIIGKPTEQSSTYRFQYSSDKAVDGKGVTATQNGDCTHTTVDGEIDPWWRVDLEGDHCIRTITIINRIFCCSERLTGAVARAGLDPIVTNNTICGEPVTAEQAAPRGGIIEFKCDPPVRARYVFVDIPRDTPAKLHLCEVMVKEFPLEICSP